Proteins encoded within one genomic window of Lysinibacillus sphaericus:
- the flhF gene encoding flagellar biosynthesis protein FlhF, translating into MKMKKYYASSIPEAMKLVRADLGDDAVILNSKVVVTKKLFGLVKKKSFEVVAGIDTMEPSNTAPTPASMPMIPVKKENASLLEITNAVQAKIQHAQPTQEITLQDESGMSEELRKEIADLKSLMQSMHKKATQAQYPDELLSFIEYLRQQELNEELITTIGDELFVHFKEASEINFSQCKLITKNLLRKKLEGLPIGGLSYERKYINVLGPTGVGKTTTIAKMAARAVLEKKKKIGFITTDTYRIAAIEQLKTYAGLLQAPVEIAYNSTDYEQAVQRLSHLDLVFIDTAGRNYKEAKYVDDLQRLIKFDDQAESFLVLAMTAKEKDMTNIIEQFKSVPIEKFIFTKIDETNSIGTMINLMIKYNKGLAYYTNGQEVPEDIEEADLEAVLNMFFQGEEK; encoded by the coding sequence ATGAAAATGAAAAAATATTATGCATCTTCCATACCAGAAGCAATGAAGCTTGTGCGTGCTGATTTAGGCGACGACGCTGTCATTTTGAATTCAAAAGTAGTCGTAACAAAGAAACTTTTTGGGCTTGTTAAAAAGAAGAGCTTTGAGGTTGTTGCAGGGATTGACACGATGGAGCCAAGCAATACGGCTCCAACACCTGCAAGTATGCCTATGATTCCTGTTAAAAAAGAAAATGCTAGTTTACTAGAGATTACAAATGCTGTGCAAGCTAAAATTCAACATGCTCAGCCTACGCAAGAAATAACTTTGCAAGATGAGTCAGGTATGTCTGAAGAACTGAGGAAGGAAATTGCAGATTTAAAATCGTTAATGCAATCAATGCACAAGAAGGCTACCCAAGCTCAATATCCCGATGAACTCTTATCCTTCATTGAATACTTAAGACAGCAAGAGCTAAATGAGGAGCTCATCACAACGATTGGTGATGAGCTTTTTGTGCATTTCAAAGAAGCTTCAGAAATCAATTTTTCACAATGCAAGCTAATTACAAAAAACTTGCTGCGTAAAAAACTAGAAGGCTTGCCGATTGGTGGCCTATCCTATGAACGTAAATATATTAATGTGCTAGGACCAACGGGTGTCGGCAAGACAACGACAATTGCTAAAATGGCAGCTCGAGCGGTTCTAGAGAAAAAGAAAAAAATAGGCTTTATTACTACAGATACATACCGAATTGCTGCCATTGAGCAGTTAAAAACGTATGCTGGCCTATTACAAGCACCTGTTGAAATTGCTTATAATTCGACAGATTACGAGCAAGCTGTGCAACGATTGTCCCATTTAGATTTAGTCTTTATCGATACTGCTGGCCGCAATTATAAGGAAGCAAAATATGTAGACGATCTACAACGCCTTATTAAATTTGATGATCAAGCTGAATCCTTTCTAGTACTTGCTATGACGGCAAAAGAAAAGGATATGACCAATATTATTGAGCAATTTAAAAGTGTGCCAATTGAAAAATTTATTTTTACGAAGATTGATGAAACAAATTCTATTGGCACAATGATTAATTTAATGATTAAATATAATAAAGGACTTGCTTACTATACCAATGGTCAAGAAGTACCAGAAGATATTGAAGAAGCTGATTTAGAAGCAGTGCTTAATATGTTTTTCCAAGGTGAAGAAAAATGA
- a CDS encoding chemotaxis protein CheC, which translates to MTLNQKITSLHLDVLKEIGNIGAAHAATALSNLLGKKIDMRVPKVEMVSFNDMMELAGGSENVVVGIFLRIEGDAEGSMFFILPIEQANRFIRRLIQDESFDFKNPPVSELGLSAMQEMGNILSGSYLSALSDFTNLKIYPTVPGLSVDMFGAIISIGLIELSHVSDNVIVINTSIFEDGVEDHETVRGHFFLLPDPDSFDAIFKALGVS; encoded by the coding sequence ATGACACTTAATCAAAAGATTACATCACTACATTTAGACGTATTAAAGGAAATTGGAAATATTGGAGCTGCCCATGCTGCAACAGCTCTTTCCAATTTACTTGGTAAAAAAATCGATATGCGTGTCCCGAAGGTTGAAATGGTGTCGTTTAATGACATGATGGAGCTTGCTGGTGGTTCTGAAAACGTTGTAGTTGGGATTTTTTTACGCATTGAGGGAGATGCTGAAGGAAGCATGTTTTTCATACTTCCGATTGAACAAGCTAATCGCTTTATCCGACGTCTAATACAGGATGAATCATTCGACTTTAAAAACCCACCTGTTTCGGAGTTAGGTTTATCTGCCATGCAGGAAATGGGGAATATTTTATCTGGTTCATATTTATCCGCGTTATCAGATTTTACAAATTTAAAAATTTATCCAACTGTGCCTGGTCTAAGTGTAGATATGTTTGGTGCTATTATTAGTATTGGCTTAATTGAATTATCGCATGTGAGTGATAATGTCATCGTAATTAATACATCCATTTTTGAAGACGGTGTGGAGGATCATGAAACAGTTAGGGGACATTTCTTCTTACTGCCTGATCCAGATTCTTTTGATGCTATTTTTAAAGCATTGGGAGTTTCATAG
- a CDS encoding chemotaxis protein CheA: protein MEVNQYLEMFIEESKEHLQACSEHLLELEKNPDDLAIVGEIFRSAHTLKGMSATMGFEDLADLTHKMENVLDAIRNEKIHVSPEILDIVFESVDHLEEMVMDIANGGDGKRDVSSTVAQLKRIESGEEALPEVVATVAIPEVPSVLEYDSFEQTVITQSAEQGFNAFEISVRLREDCLLKAARVFMVFEILEKDGDVIKSTPSVEKLEDEQFDQQFYVAFVTKESAEDMQKKLMKVSEVDEVSVAKINQEQFSEKQYEANKEVAATATATATTPVEVVDTPVEAPAKPAPAKSTPAKADKSHAPVGNKTIRVNIERLDILMNLFEELVIDRGRLQSIATEVNHGELNETVERMSRVMGDLQTIILTMRMVPVETVFNRFPKMIRQLSRDLNKKINLEIIGAETELDRTVIDEIGDPLVHLIRNSVDHGIENPTARRAKGKPEEGTVVLRAYHSGNYVFIEIEDDGAGINREKVLAKAISKGVVTREQSLAMSDNQINELILASGFSTADVISDVSGRGVGLDVVKTTIESLGGNISIESTQDVGSIFSIQLPLTLSIISVMLVEIEKEIYAIPLSSIIETSIIRSSDIMNAHNQKVIDFRGKVVPLVFLEEIFEVPRKELQDDEFHSVVIVRKGEKLAGLVVDSFIGQQEIVLKSLGNYLTNIFAISGATILGNGKVALIVDCNALIK, encoded by the coding sequence ATGGAAGTCAATCAATATTTAGAGATGTTTATCGAAGAAAGTAAAGAGCATTTACAAGCTTGTAGTGAGCATTTATTAGAACTAGAAAAAAACCCAGATGATTTGGCTATCGTAGGAGAAATTTTCCGTTCGGCTCATACATTAAAAGGTATGTCAGCGACTATGGGCTTCGAAGACTTAGCAGATTTAACGCATAAAATGGAAAATGTCCTAGATGCAATTCGAAATGAAAAAATTCATGTGTCACCAGAAATTTTAGATATTGTATTTGAATCTGTGGATCATTTAGAAGAAATGGTAATGGATATTGCTAATGGCGGAGACGGTAAAAGAGATGTTTCTTCCACTGTCGCACAGTTAAAGCGCATTGAATCTGGTGAGGAAGCTCTTCCAGAAGTAGTAGCTACTGTAGCTATACCTGAAGTACCAAGCGTACTAGAATATGATAGCTTCGAGCAAACAGTTATAACGCAATCTGCGGAACAAGGATTTAATGCTTTTGAAATTTCAGTAAGACTGCGTGAAGATTGTCTATTAAAAGCAGCACGTGTATTTATGGTATTCGAGATTCTTGAAAAAGATGGTGATGTTATTAAATCAACGCCATCTGTTGAGAAGCTTGAAGATGAACAATTCGATCAACAATTTTATGTAGCGTTCGTAACAAAAGAATCAGCAGAAGATATGCAGAAGAAGTTAATGAAGGTTTCTGAAGTTGATGAAGTAAGTGTTGCAAAGATTAATCAAGAGCAATTCAGTGAAAAACAATATGAAGCAAATAAAGAGGTAGCCGCTACAGCAACGGCTACAGCGACAACGCCAGTAGAGGTAGTAGATACACCGGTTGAAGCTCCAGCTAAGCCTGCACCAGCAAAATCAACACCTGCCAAAGCAGATAAAAGTCATGCACCTGTAGGAAACAAAACGATTCGCGTAAATATCGAACGTCTGGATATTTTAATGAATCTATTTGAGGAGCTTGTGATTGATCGTGGACGTTTACAATCCATTGCAACTGAAGTGAATCATGGGGAGTTAAACGAAACTGTTGAACGAATGAGCCGTGTTATGGGTGACCTACAAACGATTATTTTAACAATGCGAATGGTCCCTGTGGAAACTGTATTCAACCGCTTCCCTAAAATGATTCGTCAGCTATCTCGTGATCTTAATAAGAAAATAAACCTTGAGATTATTGGCGCAGAAACAGAGCTTGATCGAACAGTAATCGATGAAATTGGAGACCCACTCGTTCACTTAATCCGTAACTCTGTCGATCATGGCATTGAAAACCCTACTGCACGCCGTGCAAAAGGAAAGCCAGAAGAAGGCACAGTGGTGTTACGTGCTTATCACAGTGGTAACTATGTCTTTATTGAAATTGAAGATGATGGGGCTGGCATTAATCGTGAAAAAGTGTTGGCAAAAGCGATTTCAAAAGGAGTTGTTACGCGTGAACAATCTCTTGCTATGTCAGACAATCAAATTAATGAGCTTATTTTAGCTTCTGGTTTCTCAACGGCAGATGTTATTTCAGATGTATCAGGTCGTGGTGTAGGGCTAGACGTTGTCAAAACAACGATTGAATCGTTAGGTGGTAACATTTCGATTGAATCTACACAAGATGTAGGCTCTATTTTCTCCATTCAATTGCCGTTAACATTATCTATTATTTCGGTAATGCTTGTGGAAATAGAAAAAGAAATTTATGCGATACCACTATCATCAATTATTGAAACATCGATTATCCGTTCATCAGATATTATGAATGCACATAACCAAAAGGTGATTGACTTCCGTGGTAAAGTGGTTCCACTTGTATTCTTAGAAGAAATCTTCGAAGTACCTCGTAAAGAGCTACAAGATGATGAATTCCATTCAGTAGTAATTGTTCGTAAAGGCGAGAAACTTGCTGGTTTAGTTGTCGATTCATTCATTGGCCAACAAGAAATTGTACTGAAATCATTAGGAAACTACTTAACGAATATCTTTGCAATTTCAGGTGCAACAATTTTAGGTAATGGTAAAGTAGCCCTAATTGTGGATTGCAATGCACTTATAAAATAA
- the fliR gene encoding flagellar biosynthetic protein FliR, which translates to MNELVPQITVFLLVLVRVTAFFVTVPFFSYRTIPQKVRISLAFVLAWMMYYTIDVEPFLFNGDYILLVMKEAVIGLLLGLIGYIIMSAIQIAGSFIDFQMGFAIANIIDPQTGAQSPLIGQFFNTLALLFLLAIDGHHMILDGIFYSYQFLPIDQGFPNFAQDDYIQFVMTTFTAVFAIAFQMAAPVVATLFLVDLALGITAKTVPQLNIFVVGFPIKIGVSFLVLFTMMAVMIQVIQKLITIMIYGMRDLMAILGGG; encoded by the coding sequence ATGAATGAACTAGTCCCTCAAATAACGGTATTCTTATTAGTACTAGTGCGCGTAACAGCTTTTTTTGTTACGGTACCTTTCTTTTCATATAGGACGATTCCGCAGAAAGTACGAATTTCCCTCGCATTCGTTTTAGCTTGGATGATGTATTATACAATAGACGTAGAGCCATTTCTTTTTAATGGTGATTACATACTTTTAGTGATGAAAGAAGCTGTTATTGGATTGTTATTAGGTCTAATAGGCTATATCATCATGTCGGCAATTCAAATTGCCGGAAGCTTTATCGATTTCCAAATGGGATTTGCCATTGCCAATATTATCGACCCACAAACAGGGGCGCAAAGTCCATTAATCGGTCAATTTTTTAATACATTGGCATTGCTGTTCTTATTGGCAATTGATGGCCATCATATGATTCTAGATGGGATTTTCTATAGTTATCAGTTTTTACCTATAGATCAGGGATTTCCTAATTTCGCGCAAGATGATTATATCCAGTTTGTCATGACAACCTTTACTGCCGTCTTTGCTATTGCGTTTCAAATGGCAGCACCTGTTGTAGCAACGTTATTTTTAGTGGATTTAGCACTTGGTATAACGGCAAAAACGGTGCCACAATTAAATATCTTTGTGGTTGGATTCCCAATTAAAATTGGTGTCAGTTTTTTAGTGCTCTTCACAATGATGGCGGTTATGATACAAGTCATTCAAAAGTTGATTACGATTATGATTTATGGAATGCGCGATTTAATGGCGATATTAGGTGGTGGATAA
- a CDS encoding MinD/ParA family protein, whose protein sequence is MRDQAETLRLKMLKRQGELGKTIAVVSGKGGVGKSNFSMNFAINLASKDKKVAIVDMDIGMGNINILIGKNVSYSLKDYLEGNKSLDEVIFEGPHGLQCIAGGSGMSSVLEWSEAMFERLIHAFEQLQKNFDYILFDMGAGATKWSLELLTSIDEIIVITTAEPTSITDAYSMMKYIHVRDMDKQFYLLCNRAFSKEEGIETIERLKLTMKRFLDKEVIVLGSLPEDPVVRNAVREQVPFSIAYPEALISKTLQLIVARFMEQRMEEVHAHEQSASKFLSKLRSIFSKGRD, encoded by the coding sequence ATGAGAGATCAAGCAGAAACATTACGCTTGAAAATGCTGAAGCGGCAAGGTGAATTAGGTAAAACAATTGCCGTAGTAAGCGGTAAGGGTGGAGTTGGTAAGAGTAACTTTTCAATGAACTTTGCAATTAATTTAGCGAGTAAGGACAAAAAAGTAGCAATTGTAGATATGGATATTGGGATGGGGAATATCAATATATTAATTGGAAAAAATGTTTCTTATAGTTTAAAAGATTACTTAGAAGGAAATAAATCACTAGATGAGGTAATATTTGAAGGGCCACATGGTTTACAATGTATTGCTGGTGGCTCTGGCATGTCGAGTGTGCTGGAATGGTCGGAGGCAATGTTTGAAAGACTGATTCATGCTTTTGAACAACTCCAAAAAAACTTCGACTATATTCTATTTGATATGGGAGCTGGCGCGACAAAATGGTCATTAGAGTTATTAACATCTATTGATGAAATTATAGTGATTACAACAGCTGAACCAACCTCTATTACAGATGCTTATTCGATGATGAAATATATTCATGTTCGCGATATGGATAAGCAATTTTATTTACTTTGTAATCGTGCTTTTTCTAAAGAAGAAGGGATCGAAACGATTGAACGTTTAAAGCTTACGATGAAACGATTTCTAGACAAAGAGGTTATAGTATTAGGCTCCTTACCTGAGGACCCTGTTGTACGTAATGCTGTGCGCGAGCAAGTACCATTTTCAATCGCATATCCAGAAGCACTTATTTCTAAAACACTTCAACTGATAGTGGCTCGGTTTATGGAACAACGTATGGAGGAAGTGCATGCACATGAACAGTCAGCAAGTAAATTCTTATCTAAACTTAGAAGTATTTTTTCGAAAGGGCGTGATTAA
- the fliQ gene encoding flagellar biosynthesis protein FliQ — protein sequence MTGEMVISIAERAIMIILLTSGPLLLVALISGLAVSIFQATTSIQEQTLAFVPKIVAVLVAIVFFGPWMLSQVTSYARDIFENLTRYIG from the coding sequence ATGACAGGTGAAATGGTTATTTCAATAGCAGAGCGTGCCATTATGATTATCCTTCTAACAAGCGGACCGCTATTATTAGTTGCTTTAATCTCTGGTTTAGCGGTAAGTATATTTCAAGCAACAACTTCGATTCAAGAGCAAACATTAGCATTCGTTCCAAAAATCGTCGCAGTATTAGTGGCCATCGTTTTCTTTGGTCCGTGGATGTTATCACAAGTTACGAGCTATGCGAGAGACATTTTTGAGAATTTAACGCGTTATATAGGGTGA
- a CDS encoding protein-glutamate methylesterase/protein-glutamine glutaminase → MDFVHKSKLLVVDDSAFMRKLISDFFVGNSRVEVVGTARNGKDAIKKIQTLKPTVVTMDIEMPEMNGLDALNEIMTICPVPVVMLSSTTQRGAENALTAIEYGAVDFVAKPSGTISLDLHKIQSELVHKVEQASLVPISKLKKPSISKRQQEPIVSPTSIRKELSKERKVTPPVNVNATGMNVTKGHIEWSKVSKKIVLIGTSTGGPRALQEVITKIPKTIQAPILIVQHMPAGFTKSLASRLDQLSEITVKEAEQGDILQNGVAYIAPGGYHLRLRKVGTSFGIVLDNHEPPRSGHRPSVDVMFENVSQFKDFDKVAVIMTGMGYDGSKGLKALKNTGNVVAIAESAETCIVYGMPKAAVETQLVDEVADVDDIAQTIMKYLP, encoded by the coding sequence TTGGACTTTGTACATAAAAGCAAGCTTTTAGTCGTTGATGATTCTGCTTTTATGAGAAAGCTAATTAGTGACTTTTTTGTTGGAAACTCGAGGGTTGAAGTAGTTGGAACAGCACGAAATGGAAAAGATGCGATTAAGAAAATCCAAACATTAAAACCAACAGTCGTGACAATGGATATTGAAATGCCTGAAATGAATGGACTCGATGCATTAAATGAGATTATGACAATTTGTCCAGTGCCTGTCGTCATGCTTTCGAGTACAACCCAGCGAGGGGCTGAAAATGCACTAACTGCAATCGAGTATGGAGCGGTTGATTTTGTTGCGAAACCTAGCGGAACAATTTCTCTTGATTTACATAAAATCCAATCTGAGCTTGTCCATAAAGTTGAACAAGCTTCGTTGGTACCTATTTCTAAATTAAAAAAACCATCAATTAGCAAAAGACAACAAGAACCAATTGTATCGCCTACTTCAATAAGAAAAGAATTGTCGAAGGAACGTAAAGTTACCCCTCCAGTCAATGTGAACGCAACAGGTATGAATGTCACTAAGGGACATATTGAATGGAGTAAAGTTAGTAAAAAAATTGTGTTGATTGGGACATCTACTGGTGGACCGCGTGCACTACAAGAAGTAATTACTAAAATTCCTAAAACAATTCAAGCGCCAATTCTTATTGTTCAACATATGCCAGCGGGCTTTACAAAATCGCTGGCTTCCCGCTTAGACCAATTGAGCGAGATTACGGTAAAAGAAGCAGAGCAAGGCGATATTTTACAAAATGGCGTGGCCTATATCGCCCCAGGAGGATACCATTTAAGGTTAAGAAAAGTTGGTACCTCATTTGGCATCGTTTTAGATAATCACGAACCACCACGTTCTGGTCATCGCCCATCTGTAGATGTGATGTTTGAAAATGTAAGTCAATTTAAAGATTTTGATAAGGTAGCAGTCATTATGACGGGTATGGGCTATGACGGTTCGAAGGGACTGAAAGCATTAAAAAATACCGGAAATGTAGTTGCTATTGCAGAGTCAGCAGAAACTTGCATAGTGTATGGTATGCCGAAAGCTGCGGTGGAAACGCAGCTTGTCGATGAAGTCGCTGATGTAGATGATATTGCACAAACAATTATGAAATATTTGCCTTAA
- the flhB gene encoding flagellar biosynthesis protein FlhB: MLLLLDLDLQFFAGEKTEKATPKKRQDARKKGQVVKSQDISSAIVMLMVFIFLLFFAGSLRDDLLAFFRQTFIHNVRVETLTIDSVMHLFTETLVQMAYVIVPIMAIAFVGALAGNFLQFGFLFTLEPMKFDLKKMDPIKGLKKIFSVKAIVELIKSILKISFIGGVTTIIIWSNLHEVLALSFKSPWVTLVTVGKLVGIMGIAASLVLLCVSLLDWMYQKHEYEKNLKMSKQDIKDEYKNSEGDPLIKSKIKQRQREMAMRRMMSEVPNADVVITNPTHYAIALKYDEDSMDAPRVVAKGTDFVAQKIKLIAKEHDVIMVENRPLARAMYDQVEIGDSVPEQFFKAIAEVLAYVYRIKRKI, from the coding sequence ATGTTGCTACTACTGGATTTAGATTTACAGTTTTTTGCAGGTGAAAAAACGGAAAAGGCGACACCTAAAAAACGACAAGATGCTAGAAAAAAAGGGCAGGTCGTTAAGAGTCAGGACATATCCAGTGCGATTGTGATGCTCATGGTGTTTATCTTTCTATTATTCTTTGCAGGATCATTGCGAGACGATCTGTTAGCTTTTTTTAGGCAAACATTTATCCATAACGTACGTGTAGAAACACTTACGATTGACAGTGTCATGCATCTATTTACCGAAACATTAGTACAAATGGCTTATGTCATTGTTCCAATAATGGCAATTGCGTTTGTAGGAGCCTTAGCAGGTAATTTTCTACAATTTGGTTTCTTATTCACATTAGAGCCGATGAAATTTGATTTAAAAAAGATGGATCCAATTAAAGGCTTAAAAAAAATCTTTTCTGTAAAAGCCATTGTTGAGCTTATAAAGTCAATCTTAAAGATTTCCTTTATTGGTGGAGTAACAACAATTATCATATGGTCAAATTTACATGAAGTTTTAGCACTATCATTTAAAAGTCCGTGGGTGACCCTTGTTACAGTTGGTAAACTTGTTGGCATTATGGGGATCGCGGCTTCTCTTGTGTTACTATGTGTATCCTTATTGGACTGGATGTATCAAAAACATGAGTATGAAAAAAATCTAAAAATGTCTAAGCAAGATATTAAAGATGAATATAAAAATAGTGAGGGTGACCCGCTGATTAAATCAAAAATCAAGCAACGTCAGCGTGAAATGGCAATGCGTCGAATGATGTCAGAAGTGCCAAATGCTGATGTCGTAATCACTAACCCAACTCACTATGCGATCGCTCTAAAGTATGATGAGGACAGTATGGATGCCCCTCGCGTAGTGGCGAAGGGGACAGACTTTGTTGCTCAAAAAATTAAACTGATTGCGAAAGAACATGATGTCATAATGGTAGAAAACAGACCATTAGCCAGAGCCATGTATGATCAGGTAGAAATAGGCGATTCAGTACCAGAACAATTTTTCAAAGCAATAGCAGAAGTACTCGCTTATGTTTATCGTATTAAGCGGAAAATTTAA
- a CDS encoding chemotaxis protein CheW gives MTNAVEQENIKVIVFQLADKEYAIPVSHVQGIEKLMHITRVPKTEKYVKGVINLRGVVTPIIDLRERFELPISEHEETTRIIIISLEDMEVGFVVDSANDVLDIPASSIEPQPEVVGSLEEEFISGVAKIGKRLLILLHLEKVLNPLK, from the coding sequence ATGACAAATGCAGTTGAACAAGAAAATATTAAAGTAATTGTCTTCCAATTAGCAGATAAGGAATATGCGATTCCAGTATCACACGTCCAAGGTATCGAGAAACTGATGCATATTACACGTGTACCTAAAACAGAGAAATATGTAAAAGGTGTCATCAATTTACGAGGTGTCGTAACACCAATTATTGATTTACGCGAACGTTTTGAATTACCAATCTCTGAGCACGAAGAAACGACTCGTATTATCATTATCTCTTTAGAAGACATGGAAGTAGGCTTTGTTGTAGATTCAGCGAACGATGTGTTGGATATTCCAGCAAGCTCAATCGAACCTCAACCAGAGGTAGTAGGATCTCTTGAAGAAGAGTTTATTTCTGGCGTAGCCAAAATAGGTAAACGATTATTAATATTATTACATTTAGAGAAAGTATTAAATCCACTAAAGTAG
- the flhA gene encoding flagellar biosynthesis protein FlhA: protein MKVRDIGVLGAVILIVAMLIIPLPPWMLSFLIVINITLGLIVLLTAMSMKEALDFSIFPSVILLLTLFRLGLSVSTTRAILANGDAGSVVETFGDFVVGGNVLVGLVVFLILVLIQFIVITKGAERVAEVAARFTLDAMPGKQMSIDADLNAGVISEREARERRDKVSGEADFYGAMDGATKFVKGDAIASMVMVIINLLFGIIIGVVQMGLPFAEAATHFSKLTVGDGIVSQIPALLISTATGIVVTRASSKGSLGEDITGQLFAQAKLLYVAGGTIILLGLFTPIPNWVTLPIGISLVAGAYMMERKKPEDEEELLEIEEEVATDGMKSPENVVNLLNVDPIEFEFGYGLIPLVDAAQGGDLLDRVIMIRRQLALELGIVIPVVRIRDNIQLQPNEYRIKIKGNEMARGELLLDHYLAMSPGDDDSIEGIDTVEPSFGLPAKWITEQVKEDAEMSGYTVVDPPSVVSTHLTEMIRANAHELLGRQETKQLIDHLRETHPILVEELTPTPLSTGEIQKVLGKLLRENVSVRNLPIIFETLADYAKLTSDTDILTEYVRQSLARQITSQYVGDSSSLKVITVSGKVEKMIADSIQQTDHGNYLAMDPQDSQTVLETIASEVERVSFMEQSAIILCSPAVRMYLRQLTERYFPQIPVLSYNELDASIEIQSVGVVNVE from the coding sequence ATGAAGGTTCGCGATATAGGGGTTTTAGGTGCGGTTATTTTAATCGTTGCGATGCTCATCATCCCTCTTCCTCCGTGGATGCTAAGTTTCTTAATCGTCATTAATATTACGTTAGGATTAATAGTACTTTTAACAGCAATGAGTATGAAGGAAGCGTTAGATTTCTCTATTTTCCCTTCCGTTATTCTTCTGTTAACCCTGTTTCGACTCGGCTTAAGTGTTTCCACAACGCGTGCAATTTTAGCAAATGGAGATGCTGGATCAGTTGTTGAAACCTTCGGGGATTTCGTAGTTGGCGGGAATGTTCTCGTAGGTTTAGTAGTGTTTTTAATTCTTGTATTGATTCAGTTTATCGTTATTACAAAAGGGGCGGAACGTGTTGCAGAAGTAGCTGCTCGTTTCACACTCGATGCGATGCCCGGTAAACAAATGAGTATTGATGCTGATTTAAACGCAGGTGTAATATCTGAGCGAGAAGCACGTGAACGACGTGACAAAGTATCGGGAGAAGCGGATTTCTACGGAGCGATGGATGGTGCTACGAAATTCGTAAAAGGGGATGCAATTGCCTCCATGGTGATGGTAATTATCAACTTATTATTTGGTATTATTATCGGTGTTGTGCAAATGGGCTTACCATTTGCGGAAGCAGCAACCCACTTCTCAAAGCTAACGGTTGGTGATGGTATTGTATCACAAATCCCTGCACTTCTTATTTCAACAGCAACAGGGATTGTAGTAACACGCGCATCCTCTAAAGGAAGTCTAGGAGAAGATATTACAGGACAACTATTCGCTCAAGCAAAGCTTCTTTATGTTGCTGGGGGTACTATTATTTTGCTTGGTTTATTCACGCCAATTCCTAACTGGGTAACGTTACCAATTGGTATTTCGCTTGTTGCAGGTGCTTACATGATGGAACGTAAGAAACCAGAGGATGAGGAAGAATTACTTGAAATTGAGGAAGAAGTGGCAACAGACGGCATGAAGAGCCCTGAAAATGTTGTGAATTTATTAAATGTGGACCCAATTGAATTTGAATTTGGCTATGGCTTAATTCCACTAGTAGATGCAGCCCAAGGTGGGGACTTATTAGATCGCGTTATCATGATTCGACGCCAACTAGCATTGGAACTAGGGATTGTCATTCCAGTTGTTCGTATTCGTGATAATATTCAACTTCAGCCAAATGAATACCGCATAAAAATTAAAGGTAATGAAATGGCTCGTGGGGAGCTTCTACTCGATCATTATTTAGCGATGAGCCCAGGAGATGATGATTCAATCGAGGGTATTGATACTGTTGAACCGTCATTTGGTCTTCCTGCTAAATGGATTACAGAGCAAGTGAAAGAGGATGCTGAGATGTCTGGTTATACGGTTGTTGATCCACCAAGTGTTGTGTCAACACACTTAACAGAAATGATTCGAGCAAATGCGCATGAATTATTAGGACGTCAGGAAACGAAACAATTAATTGACCATTTACGTGAAACACATCCAATTTTAGTCGAAGAATTAACACCCACACCATTATCTACTGGAGAAATCCAAAAAGTATTGGGCAAGCTTCTTCGAGAAAATGTTTCTGTCCGTAACTTGCCGATTATTTTCGAAACATTAGCAGACTATGCAAAACTAACAAGTGATACCGATATATTAACAGAGTATGTGCGTCAGTCATTAGCTCGTCAAATTACCTCTCAATATGTAGGAGACAGCTCATCATTGAAAGTCATTACTGTATCGGGTAAAGTAGAGAAAATGATTGCAGATAGCATTCAGCAAACGGATCACGGCAATTATTTAGCAATGGATCCTCAAGATTCTCAAACGGTGCTAGAGACCATTGCATCAGAGGTAGAGCGTGTGTCATTTATGGAACAATCTGCTATTATTTTATGCTCTCCGGCAGTTCGTATGTATTTACGTCAGCTGACAGAACGCTATTTCCCGCAGATTCCGGTACTATCTTATAATGAACTTGATGCTTCTATTGAAATTCAAAGTGTTGGGGTGGTGAATGTTGAATGA